A DNA window from Peromyscus leucopus breed LL Stock chromosome 3, UCI_PerLeu_2.1, whole genome shotgun sequence contains the following coding sequences:
- the Cpa1 gene encoding carboxypeptidase A1, which yields MWKLLILSVLLEAVFGNENFVGHQVLRISAANEAQVQKVKELEDLEHLQLDFWRDPVRPGIPIDVRVPFTSIQSVKVFLESHGINYEIMIEDIQTLLDEEQKQMSAFQARALSTKTFNYATYHTLDEIYEFMDLLVTENPQLVSKIQIGNTFEGRPIYVLKFSTGGTNRPAIWIDTGIHSREWVTQASGVWFAKKITEDYGQDAAFTAILDNMDIFLEIVTNPDGFAYTHKTNRMWRKTRSRTQGSLCVGVDPNRNWDAGFGLAGASSNPCSDTYHGKFANSEVEVKSIVDFVTNHGNIKAFISIHSYSQLLLYPYGYTSEPAPDKEELDQLAKSAVTALTSLYGTKYKYGSIIDTIYQASGSTVDWTYSQGIKYSFTFELRDTGLRGFLLPASQIIPTAEETWLALLTIMDHTFKHPY from the exons ATGTGGAAGCTGCTGATTTTGAGTGTGCTGTTGGAGGCCGTCTTTGGAAATGAGAACTTTGTGGG GCACCAGGTTCTCCGAATCTCTGCAGCCAATGAAGCCCAGGTGCAGAAAGTGAAGGAGCTGGAGGATTTGGAGCATCTGCAG TTGGACTTCTGGCGAGACCCTGTCCGGCCTGGAATCCCCATCGATGTCCGAGTGCCCTTCACCAGTATCCAGTCTGTCAAAGTCTTCCTGGAATCTCACGGTATCAACTATGAGATCATGATTGAAGACATTCAGACACTGCTGGATGAGGAACAGAAGCAGATGTCTGCCTTCCAGGCCAGGGCCCTGTCCACCAAAACCTTCAATTATGCCACCTATCATACCCTGGATGAG ATCTATGAATTCATGGACTTGCTGGTGACAGAGAACCCACAGCTTGTAAGCAAGATTCAGATCGGCAACACTTTTGAAGGTCGCCCCATTTATGTACTGAAG TTCAGCACTGGAGGGACCAACCGCCCAGCCATCTGGATCGACACTGGCATCCATTCCCGGGAATGGGTCACCCAGGCCAGCGGCGTCTGGTTCGCAAAAAAG ATCACTGAAGACTACGGCCAAGACGCGGCTTTCACCGCCATTCTTGACAACATGGACATCTTCCTGGAGATTGTCACCAACCCTGATGGTTTTGCCTACACCCACAAAACG aaTCGCATGTGGCGCAAGACTCGATCACGCACACAGGGCTCGCTCTGTGTTGGGGTGGACCCCAACAGGAACTGGGACGCTGGCTTTGGGC TGGCCGGAGCAAGCAGCAACCCCTGCTCGGACACTTACCATGGCAAGTTTGCCAACTCTGAAGTAGAGGTCAAGTCCATCGTGGACTTTGTGACAAACCATGGGAACATCAAGGCCTTCATCTCCATCCACAgctactctcagctccttctctaccCCTACGGCTACACGTCAGAACCAGCCCCCGACAAGGAAGAGCTG GATCAGCTAGCTAAGTCTGCTGTGACGGCCTTGACATCTCTGTATGGGACCAAGTACAAGTATGGCAGCATCATCGATACAATCT ATCAAGCCAGTGGGAGCACTGTTGACTGGACCTACAGCCAGGGCATCAAGTATTCTTTCACTTTTGAGTTGCGGGACACTGGGCTCCGAGGCTTCTTGCTGCCTGCCTCCCAGATCATCCCCACAGCTGAGGAGACATGGCTGGCCCTTCTAACCATCATGGACCACACCTTCAAACACCCATACTAA